The Raphanus sativus cultivar WK10039 chromosome 2, ASM80110v3, whole genome shotgun sequence DNA segment TATAAATAAAACTTAGGATCCAACATCGAAACTATATTAATTACACCTACATGTGTCTGTCTCTTACATATTGTAaaagataattattattttgtagtagtatcatataaataaaaaacactcTCAAGATAAAAGGGAGAGTTGTACAGCTTGTCTATGTCATTAATGGCATGAAACGGTTGAAGTAGGAGCTCTTGTAGCCGTTGGATCAAGAATTCATAGATTCGAAGTGTATACATTAATCATATTCACCTAACTGAACACACAAAAACAATAATACTACAATAGAGCCATGTTTTTGGCAAGTAGTTTTACATAGTAGCAGATGAAAGTATCTTAATTATGATCATAACTGTGAGTAAATCTTCACGAGTTCTGTTGCTGACAATTAATCTTATTGATTATCTTCACCTAACCAAAAAACAGTACCTTCCGTTTTATTTGGTCTAGCATGTGATCTCATCGTGCCACGACGCTGGTCATATATGTGGATCACATGAGATTTTCTCTTCACTTTAAACCAGTCACAACTATAACAACATAATCTGATGTAGCCACCACAAATACAGTTTGATGTTGAATTTATTGATGAATGTTTCTTTGGAGGGGAAATAGTATCATATAATATACAACCAAAACACTTAATTCTTACATTTTTGTTAATACTCAGTAGCCCACACATGCATTTGAACATTTCTTATAAGGAAaactcattttttttcttttaaaatcttatgGTGAATTGAGGTGTATATTTCACAGAGTTATTGGTGGTGGATATGTAAAGAAATGATCTTAGTAAATACACACACCAATCCGTGAGTTGGATTctgaatatatatttactttacaAAACCTTACTACTCAGCAGTTAATGTGAGGATTAATTTCTCCTCTCTTTTCATTGGGTCGGCAATGTTGTCCCATGCTTCAACTTTCAAGAAACTAGGTATTGAGATCGTACATATATTTATAACCCCtcctttcaattttttttccagTACGAGAAAAATAATCAGCTGATTCAAATCATGCCACAATACTGTTTTACTTGTTGTGCATAAAGAAAAGTTCTAGAACTAAGTAAAAAGTCCCATAACGCAACGTTTTGCACCACCGGTGACCTTCATGTTCATTACCAAGGTACAGGGCTCTATACCGGCATCTTGCAAGCCAGGTCCGAGACCTAGACAATGTCTTAATCATGAAACGAAATTTCACAAAAATCATTTGCAAATACTATTAAATGAATGGATACCTTCCCTTAAATGTATCCATCTCCATAAAGTTTGTCCCAAACAAACTATTCAACAATGCACTCTTCCCTGCCATATCACAAAAGCTACCTGAAAGATTCTGAATATCACAAAACTATCTCCTCTCTAAAAAAATGCACACCGCAGCATAGGGGAGGCCATACTCTCCTAGCTTCAGCTCTTTGATAAAATGATCGATGCCAGAGACATTGTATATACCATCCCCATCAATAAGCTTTACAGAACAACCTCCCTCGCTTTACAGAACAACCTCCCTCTCTCTTATCTGCATCGTCAATTCCTATATGACTCGTACTTGTATATCACTTAATCCAAGTAAATAAtaagaacaatacttaggttcacccctgaggtgaacttatgaattcacctctttttttatttcaatcatattaccataaatattaatgtcacataaataaataaattataaattacaaataaaataaactttaaatcataaactctaaattcgaaccctaaaaccaaatcttaaatcttaaattttaaatcctaaacccaaacctataccctaaacccaaactatataccctaaatcttaaatctaaatttaaatcctagaccttaaactcaaaccataaactctaaacccaaactccaaactctaaaccctaaaccctaaacccaaactctaaaccctaaatcctaaaccttcaacccaaactgtaaaccataaacccgaactctataccctaaaatgtatttgaaaatacatttgatgatcattaacccaaaggtatttgaaaattttgggtttatagtttacagtttgggtttaaggtttaggatttagggtttagagtttgggtttagggtttgggtttagggtttagagtttggatttaggatttatggtttgagtttaggatctagaatttaaatttagatttaagatttatggtatatagtttgggtttaggatagaggtttgggtttagggtttggtttaaaatttaagatctaagatttgagtttagggttcgaatttagaatttatgatttaaagtttattcttttgtaatttataatttatttatttatgtgacattaatatttatggcaatatgattgaaataaggaaagaggtgaattcataagttcacctcaggaatgaacctaagtattgttcaaATAATAACAGTTCTTCTATACACCAGCACCCACGCCGAAAATAGACAGAACATTACTATTTCTAAGCCACATCTTACTAAGTTTAGTTATTACTTAACTTAAACGTATACGAAAAGCGAACACTTTCCCTTAACCAGATCCAACATGTAGAAAACATAACCATTACATGGCAAGATTTGTACGCCTACACAAAACCCACTCTAACGCAGCAGAAATGTTCCTGAAGGCTAATTCTCTGAATAGTTCACCAACTTTCTGGAATCTAAGAAGCTATACTTTGTTAAACAAAGCTTTATGCCCGCGGAAATAAACAACTACTTTGTCTTTTGTAAGTGATGATAACTCTACTTCCCGGATCAAAACAGTTGAAATCCTCTGCAAAAGTATTTAACTGTTCAAATTTACAGACGTTGTCTGCCACAGACAGTCCCAGTTGTACAAACAAATCGTTAAAGAATGATGCCTACTTTATTCCTTATCAGAAAGAACAGATTACATTCAACTGATACATCCATATCAAAAGAATGGCTTAACATTAAGTTACCAAAGAACAAACATACACATCAGTTTAATATACTCAATCTAAACACTATGTATCGATACAGTCTTGGCCTTTTCCTTTTCGATTAAAGGAAACTAAACACTATATTATCGCATTGAGTCTTTCCCTAAGCTGGGTTCATGGGTCCCAAACCAACGGGTTTGTCTCTTCTCTTGAATGTAGGGCTGTCAAATGGGTCGCGACCATTGGATGTCCATGTCCATATATAAATAGGTTTATTTTGGTGATATCCAGTTGTCCATACGTATTATAAATGGACAAAATTTACTAGACTATTGGATAATGGGCATTAATGGATTTGGACTATATGGACATTGTCTACTCAATAATCACAAAAAgttaagagtttataaaattttgtcaTTTAATTtctatcaaaattaaaaatatatttttaaaatcgatttttctgctaaaattacaaaatcgattttttccgccaaaatcgcatgatgagttttcttttctttctaaaatcataaaatcgagttttccgccaaaatcacaaaatcaaGTTTCTCccaaaatcacaaaatcaaaattcccgccaaaatcgcaaaatcgagttttcgtgctaaaatttcaaaatcgagttttccgtcaaaatcacaaaatcgagttttcacgccaaaatctcaaaatcgaattttcctaccaaaattgatttttcctgtcaaaatcgtaaaatcgtaTTTTCCCGCAAAATCGCGAAAACATATTATGATTGTTTGAATATTTAAATGAACTTTATAGCAAATTTGAATTGtaataaatttacttatataGTCTGTTATAGACTCCATGACAGATCATGTTTACATGAGTTTAAGTGGGTTTGGTTTTTAATGGACATGATTCTTAATAAAAATGGTCACTATTTGTCCACAAACAATAAATGGACAAATGGATATGGTCTAATGCTTGAATGCAACTGACCGAAGGAGTGCAACTTCGTAGACACTCTCCACCCCCGATGAACTAAGCAGTGACCTATCTTGTGTGGTTATGATGATTCTGCTCCCTGGACCAAACCAGATAAACTCCTCTGCAAGCGCATCTAACTGTTCGATATTGTCTACGTCATTAGCCACTACCAGAATCTTCTTGTTCCTGAGTCTTGCTTCGATAGTTTTGAGAGATTTACGAGGGATATTTGAGCTAAAGCCTTCTCCTTGCATCTTGGAATAAAGCTCTTCTTGGAGATGAGATCTACGGCAGTGTAGAGAGATCCTTCCCACGTCTTCGAGAAAACAACGAGATTCAAAGTTATAGGAGATGTTTTCGTAGACGTGTCTAGCTAGTACTGATCTACTGATGCTTCCTCTTCCCCATATACCAACGACTTCAACACCTTGGTTTGAATTCAGATGAAGTAATGGATACAACTTGTTCATGTGATCGTCTATACCAATGAGGTAATGCTCGTCTATACCAATGAGGTAATTACCATTGGTAGGTGTTGCTGAGATCATCTTTGATCTTTTCTCTGTAATTCCATCGACAATCTTCGCTTCATCATCCCTTAATAAAGAACCCGACGAGGATAACCGTCGAATGAGTTCACGAACTTTCTTGAATCTCAGGCGCTCTACTTCGTAAACAAGCTTTATGCGGTAGGACTTAAGCAGCTGCCGGTCTTGTGTAGTGACGATAACTAAACTTCCCGGACCAAAACAGTTGAAATCCTCTGCAAGAGCATCTAACTGGTCAAGTTTAGTAACGTTGTCTGCCACAAGCAGAACCTTTTGGTTCTCGAACCTTGATCTAGTCAAGCCTTCTCCTTGGACCCTCGCCAGAAACTCTTTATGTAGATGCGACATGTGGTGATCCTCACATATCCTTTTCAGGTTTCCCATGAAACAATGGCTTTGAAAGTGTTGACAGATCTTCTGATAAACGAATTTAGAGAGAACCGATCTAGTTTTGCCTCCTGTTGCCCAGACACCAACCACTCTCACACCTTTCTTAGAATTCAAATCTACTAACCTAAAGATGGCTTTCATGTGCTTATCAATCCCTACTATGTCACTTCCATTGACTGGTGTTGTATCAATCGACCTCAATATCCCCTTAACAATTTCGTCGATCATCTTCGAGTCATCTCCCCTAAAGACACAAAAAACGAGATTAACAATAAAAAACCCAACTGAAACAAAGACATCATTCAATCCTTCCAAAAACCCTAGAGTTCAAAATGTTCATCATAAGGATAAAGTGGAAGTTTTAAGGATATAGATTAGTTGAGATTTTTATAATCTATAGACAAactagaaataaagaaaaaacatcaaCTTTTATTAATCAACAAAAACTGAATATAACCATAATAATAAAAGGCTATctatataaaatgtaataacATAAAAACCGCATTAAAAGTCTTGACTagcatatttttcttttttttgaagatttatctTGACTAGCATATTAAACCTTCAAATTACCTTCTGTATCATAAATAAATCTTTAAGTAGCGTTTCATAAAGGTTTAATATGCTAGTTAAATAACAGTTGAAATCCTAAATGCAATCatgtgatatttttttctttaattaggTTTTCAATTTTCAGTTGTATATTGtcgttttcttcttctgattTGGATTAAACTCTCTGATTTTTTATCATACATAATACTAATTACActattttgtgatttttagattttgatgaagaaaaagaagtaaACAATGGTAGAGAGAACCAAAATTAATTGATGTGATTCGGTGTTAATTTCTTTTTCGTTATTGTCAATTTATTACgatgatgttttacttttggtttattttggatttgaagtttaatttattattcacattagacataaatatttatgaattttatgtcttggtttttttagatgtcataaccCTTAACTTGTTACAAACTTTTTTGAATGGTCTAAACtactttttgatatttatatgtcaaatgaaaataaaaatataaaaactaggctaagtattttctaaaattttaaacataaaatatttacatgtccaaactattattttatattttaaaaaaatttagaaaatattaaatttattttctatattttattttcatagataatatattattatataataaaattagttaatatattaaCATGCGGTTGACCCAATGACCTGGTAAGTTTTCCGGTTCAGTGTTCAggtcggttttcaaaacactgcatTTAGAGTTAATGTTTAGGATTTTGAGATTATGGTTTTGCTGACTGCTTTAACaacattaaaaattgttttactttttcttttccaacTACTACTATTTCTTTTACTTATTTTCCAAAAAACATAATATGAATTGACAAATGTTTATTGGTTGTTATGTTAGTGGTGAGCTTATAGATTCACCCTAGAGggtgaacaatttttttttgtaatagagtaaaaaatgaAGTTACTCTATCAATAAAGtagtttttattcttattttttcttcatcactctattttaaaagtgaaaaataagcTTACTCTATAATATAACTGAACTATACTTCAATGGCTATTTATTTTAGGGTGAAAAAGGAATATCATTGGTATAAAACTCAACTCTAtcatagagttactctatttcaaaagaaaaatatagtaaACTATTGGAGAAGATCTTATAGAGTtacacattttttttaaagttagaGTGAACTAGTGGAGATGGTTTTATagaattactctatttttttagTAAACCATTGATGATGGtctagaacatttttttttttttggtttcaagTTCATCATGTATAagatataatttgataaaatactaatatcataatatttaaaaaactcttaactaaatatatagttccattaaaattacaaattaataattaatatgcatataaattttatataaattaataattaaaaggaATGGcatctttaattttatttttcatttcatatttGGTGTTATTTTATTGGATTAAATATAAAAACGCATTTCAATTCTAGCATATGTATTTCAacatatataagatatataaaaatataaatataatggacaaaattataatctaaaaaattatagataatATCCtgaaataaaagtataaaataacctttttatcctttttaataaaaaaaacattttaaaagtataatagtaaaatggaaatttctttaattaataactctataaactaataaattataataatccCAACATTATAAAGTTATCAAGTTTTActgtattaattaaattaaaaatagataaataaaaaatagataaataaatattctctATGGTTTTAAAGAGtgtcattt contains these protein-coding regions:
- the LOC108841976 gene encoding disease resistance protein RPS6-like, whose product is MASNSQTTLPEYKYDVFLSFRGPDTRRHFIPFLYNALVLADIRTFKDDKELENGQRISPELLRAIEESKFAVVVISPNYAESAWCLDELVKIMELQDKGLLTVIPIFYDVDPGHLRRQIGEVAGQFKKHEERVDHETVLTWRQASTALANIVGECSLKRGDDSKMIDEIVKGILRSIDTTPVNGSDIVGIDKHMKAIFRLVDLNSKKGVRVVGVWATGGKTRSVLSKFVYQKICQHFQSHCFMGNLKRICEDHHMSHLHKEFLARVQGEGLTRSRFENQKVLLVADNVTKLDQLDALAEDFNCFGPGSLVIVTTQDRQLLKSYRIKLVYEVERLRFKKVRELIRRLSSSGSLLRDDEAKIVDGITEKRSKMISATPTNGNYLIGIDEHYLIGIDDHMNKLYPLLHLNSNQGVEVVGIWGRGSISRSVLARHVYENISYNFESRCFLEDVGRISLHCRRSHLQEELYSKMQGEGFSSNIPRKSLKTIEARLRNKKILVVANDVDNIEQLDALAEEFIWFGPGSRIIITTQDRSLLSSSGVESVYEVALLRSVAFKH